From a region of the Corallococcus coralloides DSM 2259 genome:
- the lipA gene encoding lipoyl synthase — protein MATPDRFPLPQVSESTRKPEWLKVRLPHGEGYERVKAIVKRVGLSTVCEEARCPNIAECWGGGTATVMLMGEVCTRACRFCHVKVGAPPPLDPMEPIHLAQAVREMNLEYIVVTSVNRDDRPDGGAGHFASAIRELRKESPRTLVEVLIPDFKGKEEDLATVAQAKPHVVAHNVETVERLTPTVRDRRATYRQSLRVLEYLKNRPEKVYTKTSVMVGLGETDEELERTFKDLRDVGVDVLTLGQYLQPSQYHLRVERFVTPAQFEAYKALAESFGFLYVASGPLVRSSYRAAEFFMKGLMERERVERLG, from the coding sequence ATGGCGACTCCCGACCGGTTTCCCCTCCCACAGGTCTCTGAAAGCACCCGTAAACCCGAGTGGTTGAAGGTGCGCCTGCCTCATGGCGAGGGCTATGAGCGGGTGAAGGCCATCGTGAAGCGGGTGGGGCTGTCCACGGTGTGCGAGGAAGCCCGCTGCCCGAACATCGCCGAGTGCTGGGGCGGTGGCACCGCCACGGTGATGCTGATGGGCGAGGTGTGCACGCGCGCCTGCCGCTTCTGCCACGTGAAGGTGGGGGCGCCCCCGCCGCTGGACCCGATGGAGCCCATCCATCTGGCGCAGGCGGTGCGGGAGATGAACCTGGAGTACATCGTCGTCACGTCGGTGAACCGCGACGACCGTCCGGACGGTGGCGCCGGCCACTTCGCGTCCGCCATCCGGGAGCTGCGCAAGGAGAGTCCGCGCACGCTCGTGGAGGTCCTCATCCCCGACTTCAAGGGGAAGGAAGAGGACTTGGCCACGGTGGCGCAGGCGAAGCCGCACGTGGTGGCGCACAACGTGGAGACGGTGGAGCGGCTGACGCCCACGGTGCGCGACCGCCGCGCGACGTACCGCCAGTCCCTGCGCGTGCTGGAGTACCTGAAGAACCGCCCGGAGAAGGTCTACACCAAGACGTCCGTCATGGTGGGCCTGGGCGAGACGGACGAGGAGCTGGAGCGCACGTTCAAGGACCTGCGCGATGTCGGCGTGGACGTGCTCACCCTGGGCCAGTACCTGCAGCCGTCGCAGTACCACCTGCGCGTGGAGCGCTTCGTGACGCCCGCGCAGTTCGAAGCCTACAAGGCGCTGGCGGAGTCCTTCGGATTCCTCTACGTGGCTTCCGGGCCGCTGGTTCGCTCCAGCTACCGCGCCGCCGAGTTCTTCATGAAGGGCCTGATGGAGCGCGAGCGCGTCGAGCGACTCGGCTGA
- the lipB gene encoding lipoyl(octanoyl) transferase LipB: MNTLTVFRLGRVEYEDGLKLMHLFGEARLQERIGDALLLLEHPPVLTLGRAAKRENITATDARLSEEGVEVFDTNRGGDVTYHGPGQVVGYPILLLPPERRDVRRYVRDVERGLIQTLAAFGLTAGAIPKWPGVWLGQEGSPDARKIGAIGVHLSRWLTTHGFALNVNTNLEHFQLIVPCGIREAGVTSMQRELGHPVSVPDVEEVLAREFTQVFDAQRVDGTVDLRTVSVAVMHGRGLEARVLLLRRTPERGGFWQTVTGRLEPGESPVEAARREVAEETGLQLPVVDLAYRHAFALGDALPPKLVEEHGFTVHAAPDTQVRLGPEHDAFEWVDVPTALARLPFRGLRETVTRALKAPRP; encoded by the coding sequence ATGAACACGCTCACCGTCTTCCGCCTGGGCCGGGTGGAGTACGAGGACGGACTGAAGCTGATGCACCTGTTCGGCGAGGCCCGCCTGCAGGAGCGCATCGGGGACGCGCTGCTGCTCCTGGAGCACCCGCCCGTCCTCACGCTGGGCCGCGCCGCGAAGCGCGAGAACATCACCGCCACGGACGCGCGCCTCTCGGAAGAGGGCGTGGAGGTGTTCGACACCAACCGCGGCGGCGACGTCACCTACCACGGCCCCGGACAGGTGGTGGGCTACCCCATCCTCCTGTTGCCGCCCGAGCGCCGCGACGTGCGCCGCTACGTGCGCGACGTGGAGCGCGGCCTCATCCAGACGCTCGCGGCCTTCGGCCTCACCGCCGGCGCCATCCCCAAGTGGCCGGGCGTGTGGCTGGGGCAGGAAGGTTCACCGGACGCGCGGAAGATCGGCGCCATTGGCGTGCACCTGTCGCGCTGGCTCACCACGCACGGCTTCGCGCTCAACGTGAACACGAACCTGGAGCACTTCCAGCTCATCGTCCCGTGCGGCATCCGCGAAGCGGGCGTCACGTCCATGCAGCGCGAGCTGGGCCACCCCGTGTCCGTCCCGGACGTGGAGGAGGTGCTCGCGCGCGAGTTCACGCAGGTGTTCGACGCCCAGCGCGTGGACGGCACGGTGGACCTGCGCACGGTGAGCGTCGCCGTGATGCACGGCCGGGGGCTCGAAGCGCGCGTGCTGCTGCTACGCCGGACGCCGGAGCGCGGAGGCTTCTGGCAGACGGTGACGGGGCGCCTGGAGCCGGGCGAGTCCCCCGTGGAGGCCGCCCGCCGCGAGGTGGCGGAGGAGACGGGCCTCCAGCTCCCCGTGGTGGACCTGGCCTACCGTCACGCGTTCGCGCTGGGGGACGCGCTGCCACCGAAGCTGGTGGAGGAGCACGGCTTCACGGTGCACGCAGCGCCGGACACCCAGGTGCGCCTGGGCCCGGAGCACGATGCCTTCGAGTGGGTGGACGTGCCCACCGCGCTCGCGCGGCTGCCCTTCCGGGGCCTGCGCGAGACGGTGACCCGGGCGCTCAAAGCGCCCAGGCCGTGA
- a CDS encoding ClpX C4-type zinc finger protein — translation MADNPRELIRAAQTAELQGDRARAAECLEQAAALYQKSGHTSRASQLLRQARQLKARDPDVSPAFTAAMTGNKEAAAYRTVSWGDAVSNAFNDKVDAVVHTLEEPTVTGGSALPTEPGLPKLAGRIAAIGAPSPAEAITPPDGTVSASQAPNKATVSEGTAGIDAGSPSAEKETPASGGERQSPAFASEDDSRGASGDDDVVVPGGMLLPPEEDELDPATGLLRASGAEDTVVPGGLLRPPDEDTSPVHAEPARGRRREKRIIERGPTRADPALDAWCSFCCRPRGEVGDLVAGPAGAFICKGCLGESQGLLGDVVALSSVRKPVPVVEEPRAGVVEMVGHDEVKTLLERTLQAGARCLLLVGPEGCGKSLFFQSLQRRGLGVLASMDALESTPGTEPLLVEDVDRLEPRAQATLTAFLANRPARAVVMSARGAVSSLGLWVRGEGGSLPVPTTAGMIEAVQGTVPVSLLERVQVLLPVRRPTVPELVEVARRTLSLRQPAVTLSEEVLGAFAAEAVRSPRAGHELQALLSRVYAGSWSLEAAQTPAAPSHNPRGGRKGSP, via the coding sequence ATGGCCGACAATCCCCGTGAGTTGATCCGCGCCGCGCAGACCGCCGAGCTCCAGGGAGACCGTGCGCGAGCGGCGGAGTGCCTGGAGCAGGCCGCCGCGCTGTACCAGAAGTCCGGGCACACCTCGCGCGCCTCGCAGCTGTTGAGGCAGGCGCGCCAGTTGAAGGCCCGCGACCCGGACGTCAGCCCGGCCTTCACCGCGGCGATGACGGGCAACAAGGAAGCGGCGGCCTACCGCACGGTGAGCTGGGGCGACGCCGTCTCCAACGCGTTCAACGACAAGGTGGACGCCGTGGTGCACACGCTGGAGGAGCCCACCGTGACCGGTGGCTCGGCGTTGCCCACCGAGCCCGGCCTGCCCAAGCTCGCCGGAAGGATCGCCGCCATCGGTGCGCCGTCCCCGGCCGAGGCCATCACCCCGCCTGACGGGACCGTCTCCGCGAGCCAGGCTCCGAACAAGGCCACCGTTTCCGAGGGAACCGCCGGTATTGATGCCGGAAGTCCAAGTGCGGAGAAGGAGACGCCCGCTTCCGGCGGTGAGCGGCAGTCGCCCGCGTTCGCCTCGGAAGATGACTCGCGGGGTGCGTCGGGTGACGACGACGTCGTCGTCCCGGGCGGAATGCTCCTGCCTCCGGAAGAGGACGAACTCGACCCCGCGACCGGCCTGCTGCGCGCCTCGGGCGCCGAGGACACTGTCGTCCCCGGAGGACTCCTGCGGCCGCCGGACGAGGACACCTCGCCCGTGCACGCCGAACCCGCGCGGGGCCGCCGGCGCGAGAAGCGCATCATCGAACGGGGCCCCACCCGCGCGGACCCGGCCCTGGACGCATGGTGCTCGTTCTGCTGCCGGCCCCGGGGCGAGGTGGGCGACCTGGTGGCGGGCCCGGCGGGCGCGTTCATCTGCAAGGGCTGCCTGGGCGAATCCCAGGGCCTGCTGGGCGACGTCGTCGCTCTGTCCTCCGTGCGCAAGCCCGTGCCCGTGGTGGAGGAGCCGCGCGCCGGAGTCGTGGAGATGGTGGGCCACGACGAGGTGAAGACCCTGCTGGAGCGCACGCTCCAGGCGGGCGCTCGGTGCCTGCTGCTCGTGGGGCCGGAGGGCTGCGGCAAGAGCCTCTTCTTCCAGTCGCTCCAGCGGCGCGGCCTGGGCGTGCTCGCGTCCATGGACGCGCTGGAGTCCACGCCGGGCACGGAGCCGCTCCTCGTGGAGGACGTCGACCGCCTGGAGCCCCGGGCCCAGGCCACGCTGACCGCGTTCCTCGCGAACCGCCCGGCGCGCGCGGTGGTGATGAGCGCGCGCGGCGCCGTGTCGTCGCTGGGCCTGTGGGTGCGAGGGGAGGGCGGCAGCCTGCCCGTCCCCACCACCGCGGGCATGATCGAAGCCGTGCAGGGCACCGTGCCGGTGTCGCTCCTGGAGCGAGTGCAGGTGCTGCTCCCGGTGCGCCGCCCCACGGTGCCGGAGCTGGTCGAAGTGGCCCGCCGCACCCTGTCCCTGCGCCAGCCGGCGGTGACGTTGTCCGAAGAAGTCCTGGGGGCGTTCGCCGCCGAAGCGGTCCGCTCTCCACGCGCGGGGCATGAGCTCCAGGCGCTGCTGTCGCGCGTCTACGCGGGCAGCTGGAGCCTGGAAGCGGCCCAGACGCCCGCCGCGCCATCCCACAACCCACGAGGGGGGCGAAAGGGATCACCATGA
- a CDS encoding SpoIID/LytB domain-containing protein, producing MVDTQVDVRILSKHRPARLRLDGPRSLEVVASGNTLVVDGRPQPHSLRLDAGRWHVRGRGLDRGYDAALSLEAKDGELIVVATFALETYVAAVTASETEVDTPFEALRAQAITARSYVLASGKRHDEARACDLTHCQVLRGEGFARHLRRARDATRSTEGIVLRLPGGAVALAPFHASCGGHTAEPVAVFGAPDLTGAAAVPDRCPASPWRAVVPRALVTAAASVAVGGPAQAEDLLLDRDSSGAVVRVVDRASGRDGSGDAFFRALGARAGWDRIRSARFSMTLGGDQALLEGQGHGHGVGLCQAGAALLARQGWTAEQLLAHYFPRALLEKPRDK from the coding sequence GTGGTCGATACGCAGGTCGACGTTCGCATCCTCTCCAAGCACCGGCCCGCGAGGCTGCGGCTGGACGGTCCGCGCTCGCTGGAAGTCGTGGCGTCGGGAAATACGCTCGTGGTTGATGGCCGGCCCCAGCCTCACTCCCTGCGACTTGATGCTGGCCGCTGGCATGTCCGGGGCCGGGGCCTGGACCGGGGCTATGACGCCGCGCTTTCGCTGGAGGCCAAGGACGGTGAGCTGATCGTCGTCGCCACCTTCGCGCTGGAGACCTACGTCGCCGCTGTCACCGCGAGCGAGACCGAGGTCGACACCCCTTTCGAGGCGCTCCGTGCCCAGGCCATCACCGCGCGCAGCTACGTGCTTGCTTCCGGCAAGCGGCACGACGAGGCCCGGGCCTGCGATCTCACCCACTGTCAGGTCCTTCGCGGTGAGGGCTTCGCCCGCCACCTGCGCCGCGCTCGCGATGCCACCCGCTCCACGGAAGGCATCGTGCTTCGCCTTCCCGGCGGCGCCGTGGCCCTCGCTCCATTCCACGCAAGCTGCGGCGGACATACCGCGGAGCCCGTGGCCGTGTTCGGTGCCCCGGACCTCACGGGTGCCGCCGCCGTGCCTGATCGCTGTCCCGCGTCTCCGTGGCGCGCCGTCGTGCCTCGCGCGCTGGTGACGGCCGCCGCGTCGGTCGCCGTCGGCGGCCCTGCCCAGGCGGAGGATCTGCTGCTGGACCGGGACTCCAGCGGCGCGGTGGTGCGCGTCGTGGACCGCGCTTCGGGGCGCGATGGCAGCGGTGACGCGTTCTTCCGCGCGCTCGGTGCTCGTGCGGGTTGGGATCGGATCCGCAGCGCGCGGTTCTCGATGACGCTTGGCGGTGACCAGGCACTCCTCGAAGGACAGGGGCACGGCCACGGCGTCGGCCTCTGTCAGGCCGGCGCGGCCCTGCTCGCACGCCAGGGCTGGACCGCGGAGCAGTTGCTCGCGCACTACTTCCCGCGCGCCCTCCTGGAGAAGCCTCGGGACAAGTGA
- a CDS encoding DUF72 domain-containing protein, producing the protein MPILQPMAAIHLGTSGYVYKHWKGLFYPDGLPVRRWLPYYARVFSTVELNATFYRLPTEAAVDGWREQVPRGFRFACKGSRFLTHLKRLKEVGEGVELFHSRVFRLGSLLGPILWQLPPNMTKPDPERLERFLAHLPGGVQHVFEFRHAAWYHPEVLALLDAYGAAVCEHDLVDVPVPRPTGGFRYLRFHGAHGRYEGRYGRRALRRVAQGLEAWRDSGRTAWVFFNNDLKGHALLDAFDLADLLGEPLHRPEPSAVTQDSGARPSP; encoded by the coding sequence GTGCCCATCCTCCAGCCCATGGCGGCCATCCACCTGGGGACCAGCGGGTACGTCTACAAGCACTGGAAGGGGCTCTTCTATCCGGACGGGCTGCCGGTCCGCCGCTGGCTCCCCTACTACGCGCGCGTGTTCTCCACCGTGGAGCTCAACGCCACGTTCTACCGCCTGCCCACGGAGGCGGCCGTGGACGGCTGGCGGGAGCAGGTGCCGCGCGGGTTCCGCTTCGCGTGCAAGGGCAGCCGCTTCCTCACGCACCTGAAGCGCCTCAAGGAGGTCGGCGAGGGCGTGGAGCTCTTCCACTCGCGGGTCTTCCGCCTGGGCAGCCTGCTGGGGCCCATCCTGTGGCAGCTGCCGCCGAACATGACGAAGCCGGACCCCGAGCGGCTGGAGCGCTTCCTCGCCCACCTGCCGGGCGGCGTCCAGCACGTCTTCGAGTTCCGGCACGCGGCCTGGTACCACCCGGAGGTGCTCGCGTTGCTGGACGCGTACGGCGCGGCGGTGTGCGAGCACGACCTCGTGGACGTGCCGGTACCCCGCCCCACCGGCGGCTTCCGCTACCTGCGCTTCCATGGCGCGCACGGGCGCTACGAGGGCCGCTATGGGCGCCGCGCACTCCGGCGGGTGGCGCAAGGGCTCGAGGCCTGGCGCGACTCGGGCCGGACGGCGTGGGTGTTCTTCAACAACGACCTGAAGGGCCACGCGCTGCTGGACGCGTTCGACCTGGCGGACCTGCTGGGCGAACCGCTGCACCGGCCGGAGCCGTCCGCCGTGACTCAAGACAGCGGCGCCCGGCCCTCCCCATGA
- a CDS encoding OmpA family protein, with product MAFNLIEAVGSQFMQKGLLQKISGSLGEDPQATTKALPGAIAAVAAGVVDQGGNEAGAHRLLTKLNEGGYTGPDAAPRAGGVGEGLLDEEESGKGMLSGIFGNKLGGVTEGLTRFGGMRNAGSATRLLSLAAPMLMGVLGKQVRDQRMGSSGLMQLLNGQRNNIAAALPAGLGGILGFGGARHAVAEVIEPHRETVTQVRETAPVREAHTVRETTPRTTYNRPPEKKRSIAGWAVPLALLALVVLAWGALRGRRDERRAPQVTRTTTPAPQERVAQTPQPAQTPPVAPPAEPPTPPATGGAGTVENEGTGGSGTQPGESANMAADAGTGGSGGDVEKETAGAADTQKPEEAGTGGSGQEKMRASDPNSLREAFNGPSAEQGFVLEGVEFKTGSSQLTAKSQKMVGELGTLMEEKSDARVRINGFTDSTGDADANRQLSESRAESVRRALVRRGIPQDRIEVSGEGDANPIASNDTPEGRVQNRRIEVQVLGQ from the coding sequence ATGGCGTTCAATCTGATCGAAGCAGTCGGCTCACAATTCATGCAGAAGGGATTGCTCCAGAAGATCAGCGGTTCGCTCGGCGAGGATCCGCAGGCCACCACCAAGGCGCTGCCGGGCGCCATCGCCGCCGTGGCCGCGGGCGTCGTGGATCAGGGCGGGAACGAGGCCGGTGCCCACCGCCTGCTGACGAAGCTCAACGAGGGCGGCTACACCGGACCGGACGCGGCCCCACGCGCCGGTGGCGTCGGCGAGGGGCTCCTCGACGAGGAGGAGAGCGGGAAGGGGATGCTGAGCGGCATCTTCGGCAACAAGCTGGGCGGCGTCACCGAAGGGCTCACGCGCTTCGGCGGGATGCGCAACGCCGGCTCGGCGACGCGGCTGTTGTCCCTGGCCGCACCCATGCTGATGGGCGTCCTGGGCAAGCAGGTGCGCGACCAGCGCATGGGTTCCTCCGGGCTGATGCAGCTGCTCAACGGCCAGCGCAACAACATCGCCGCCGCGCTGCCCGCGGGACTCGGCGGCATCCTGGGCTTTGGAGGTGCGCGCCACGCCGTCGCGGAGGTCATCGAACCCCACCGCGAGACCGTGACGCAGGTCCGTGAGACAGCGCCCGTGCGCGAGGCCCACACCGTGCGCGAGACGACGCCCCGGACGACCTACAACCGCCCGCCGGAGAAGAAGAGGAGCATCGCCGGCTGGGCGGTCCCGCTGGCCCTGCTCGCCCTGGTCGTGCTCGCGTGGGGCGCCCTGCGTGGCCGCCGGGACGAGCGCCGGGCGCCGCAGGTGACCCGCACCACGACACCTGCCCCGCAGGAGCGCGTCGCGCAGACCCCCCAGCCCGCGCAGACCCCGCCCGTGGCGCCTCCCGCGGAGCCGCCGACCCCGCCCGCGACGGGTGGCGCCGGCACGGTGGAGAACGAGGGCACGGGCGGCTCCGGTACGCAGCCAGGTGAGAGCGCCAACATGGCGGCCGACGCGGGCACGGGCGGCTCCGGCGGCGACGTGGAGAAGGAGACCGCGGGCGCGGCGGACACCCAGAAGCCGGAGGAGGCGGGCACCGGCGGCTCGGGCCAGGAGAAGATGCGCGCGAGCGACCCCAACAGCCTGCGTGAGGCCTTCAACGGCCCGAGCGCGGAGCAGGGCTTCGTGCTGGAGGGCGTGGAGTTCAAGACGGGCTCGTCGCAGCTCACCGCGAAGAGCCAGAAGATGGTGGGCGAGCTGGGCACGCTGATGGAGGAGAAGTCCGACGCGCGCGTGCGCATCAACGGCTTCACCGACTCCACCGGCGACGCGGACGCCAACCGTCAGCTGTCGGAGAGCCGCGCGGAGAGCGTGCGCCGGGCGCTCGTGCGCCGAGGCATCCCGCAGGACCGCATCGAAGTCAGCGGCGAGGGTGACGCGAATCCCATCGCCTCCAACGACACTCCCGAGGGCCGCGTGCAGAACCGACGCATCGAGGTGCAGGTGCTCGGTCAGTGA
- the pbpC gene encoding penicillin-binding protein 1C, translating to MKRLTLRGAVRAVAVLAALLVVGCAGFIAWPLPGTLLSREALSSLVLTDRTGHALREVLSREDGRSVGLPEGRIPPKVRQAFIAAEDQRFTWHPGVDVVAVARAVRDNVSAGRIVSGASTIPQQLARRLVPRERSWWGKAGEALWALRLTAHLSKEQVLLEYLDRVPLGNSTFGVEAAARRYFGRPAERLSAGQAALLAGMARSPARRDPYRRPEMAKAGMRDVLSRMVEEGFLTKEEARLAEETPLDLVPPERVFEVPHLTTALLQRLPELGLDRASRIETTIDPALQTAVEKAITEELRGLAHRRVGEAAAIVIDNASGEVLAYVGSSDFLDEEKGGQNDGVRSLRQPGSALKPFAYGLALSKGFTPSSVLADVEVHLATPGGAYVPKNYDRRAHGPVRLRAALASSYNIPAVRVADALGPEQVLRVLREAGFQSLKESASHYGVGIVLGNGDVTLRELARAYRGLARGGVVGPLREVRAAFGPDGRPLRIPQELEEHRFLAARPVELLTDVLADEAARAPAFGLDNALRLPFRVAAKTGTSRAHVDNWAAGFTRERTVAVWVGNFDGTPMRGVSGITGAGPVFARVMALAMRGLRAAPLVDRSHFDAAEICPLSGERAGPNCPGAMKEVYLPGTAPRHTCTMHRGDGSLDVGPAYLAWAQAEGLASTSVSAEGGPGMQPGFILPANGDEFLVEPELPESAQAVPVRVMAPQGAKLLELRTDDGRRIELRPPFVTRLPAVAGERRLELWAPGGSEPLAVTRFRVR from the coding sequence ATGAAGCGCCTCACGCTTCGCGGGGCAGTGCGCGCCGTGGCGGTACTGGCGGCGCTCCTGGTGGTGGGCTGCGCGGGCTTCATCGCGTGGCCCCTGCCGGGGACGTTGTTGTCCCGTGAGGCGCTGTCCTCGCTGGTGCTCACCGACCGCACGGGCCACGCCCTGCGCGAGGTGCTCTCCCGCGAGGACGGGCGCAGTGTGGGCCTTCCGGAGGGACGCATTCCTCCGAAGGTGCGGCAGGCGTTCATCGCCGCGGAGGATCAACGCTTCACGTGGCATCCGGGCGTGGACGTGGTGGCGGTGGCCCGGGCGGTGCGAGACAACGTGTCGGCGGGACGCATCGTGTCCGGCGCGTCCACGATTCCGCAGCAGCTGGCGCGCAGGCTGGTGCCCCGGGAGCGCTCCTGGTGGGGCAAGGCCGGCGAGGCGCTGTGGGCGCTGCGGCTGACGGCGCACCTGTCCAAGGAGCAGGTGCTGCTGGAGTACCTGGACCGCGTGCCGCTGGGGAACTCCACGTTCGGCGTGGAGGCGGCGGCGCGGCGGTACTTCGGGCGGCCGGCGGAGCGGCTGTCGGCGGGACAGGCGGCGCTGCTCGCGGGGATGGCCCGGTCGCCCGCGCGGAGGGATCCGTACCGGCGGCCGGAGATGGCCAAGGCCGGGATGCGCGACGTGCTGTCACGCATGGTGGAGGAGGGCTTCCTGACGAAGGAGGAGGCGCGGCTGGCGGAGGAGACGCCGCTGGACCTGGTGCCTCCGGAGCGCGTGTTCGAGGTGCCGCACCTGACGACGGCGCTGCTCCAGCGGCTGCCGGAGCTGGGGTTGGATCGGGCGTCGCGCATCGAGACGACCATCGACCCGGCGCTCCAGACGGCGGTGGAGAAGGCCATCACGGAGGAGCTGCGCGGCCTGGCGCACCGGCGCGTGGGCGAGGCGGCGGCCATCGTCATCGACAATGCGTCGGGCGAGGTGCTCGCGTACGTGGGGTCCTCGGACTTCCTGGACGAGGAGAAGGGCGGGCAGAACGACGGCGTGCGTTCGCTGCGGCAGCCGGGGTCGGCGCTCAAGCCGTTCGCGTACGGGCTGGCGCTGAGCAAGGGCTTCACGCCGTCGAGCGTGCTCGCGGACGTGGAGGTGCACCTGGCGACGCCGGGTGGCGCGTACGTGCCGAAGAACTACGACCGGCGCGCGCACGGCCCGGTGCGGCTGCGGGCGGCGCTGGCGTCCAGCTACAACATCCCGGCCGTGCGGGTGGCGGACGCGCTGGGGCCGGAGCAGGTGCTGCGCGTGCTGCGCGAGGCGGGCTTCCAGAGCCTCAAGGAGAGCGCGTCGCACTACGGTGTTGGCATCGTGCTGGGCAACGGGGACGTGACGCTGCGCGAGCTGGCGCGGGCGTACCGGGGACTGGCGCGGGGTGGGGTGGTGGGGCCGTTGAGGGAGGTTCGCGCGGCGTTCGGGCCGGATGGCAGGCCGCTGAGGATTCCGCAGGAGTTGGAGGAGCACCGCTTCCTGGCGGCACGGCCGGTGGAGCTGCTCACGGACGTGCTGGCGGACGAGGCCGCGCGGGCACCGGCCTTCGGTCTGGACAATGCGTTGCGGCTGCCGTTCCGGGTGGCGGCGAAGACGGGGACGAGCCGGGCGCACGTGGACAACTGGGCGGCGGGCTTCACGCGGGAGCGCACGGTGGCGGTCTGGGTGGGCAACTTCGACGGCACGCCGATGCGCGGCGTGTCCGGCATCACGGGCGCGGGCCCGGTGTTCGCGCGGGTGATGGCGCTGGCGATGAGGGGTCTGCGCGCCGCGCCGTTGGTGGACCGGAGCCACTTCGATGCCGCGGAGATCTGCCCGCTGTCGGGTGAGCGCGCGGGACCGAACTGTCCCGGAGCGATGAAGGAGGTCTACCTGCCGGGCACGGCGCCGCGCCACACGTGCACCATGCACCGGGGCGACGGCTCGCTGGACGTGGGCCCGGCGTATCTCGCGTGGGCGCAGGCGGAAGGACTGGCCTCCACGTCGGTGAGCGCGGAGGGCGGGCCGGGGATGCAGCCCGGCTTCATCCTCCCGGCGAACGGGGACGAGTTCCTGGTGGAGCCCGAGCTGCCCGAAAGCGCGCAGGCCGTGCCCGTGCGGGTGATGGCGCCGCAGGGAGCGAAGCTGCTGGAGCTGCGCACGGACGACGGCCGCCGCATCGAACTGCGTCCGCCCTTCGTGACACGGCTGCCAGCGGTGGCGGGTGAGCGCCGGTTGGAGCTCTGGGCGCCCGGTGGCTCCGAGCCTCTGGCGGTGACGCGGTTCCGGGTCCGATGA
- a CDS encoding dihydrolipoamide acetyltransferase family protein, with product MATFEFKLPDLGEGVAEGELVKWHVKEGDLVKEDQVLCEVMTDKATVTVPSPHAGRVVKTHGREGDMAKVHQLLVTLEMEGGAPAAQAPAHGAPASHGAPAASPAQAAAPAAAASSTKVLATPVTRRMAREHGLDLAEISGTGPQGRVTKADVVAALEGGNGAPKKNEVAASAPQAARPAAPPVASGKGDERIALRGLRKKIAEKMVRSKFTMPHFAFVEEVDATDLVALRTRLNSQLAAAGDGTKLTYLPFIVKATIAAMKKFPHLNANFDEATQELVVRGEYNIGIAVATPDGLTVAVVRNADQLTLGELAKEISRLSVAARDRKLKMEELTGGTFTITSLGQSGGLFATPILNHPEVGILGVHKLKKRPAVKNDQVVVRDMMNLSLSCDHRVIDGDVAASFVYEIIKYLEAPDLLFLAMA from the coding sequence ATGGCGACTTTCGAATTCAAGCTCCCGGATCTCGGCGAAGGCGTGGCGGAGGGCGAGCTCGTCAAGTGGCACGTCAAGGAGGGCGACCTGGTGAAGGAAGACCAGGTGCTCTGTGAGGTGATGACGGACAAGGCGACCGTCACGGTGCCCAGCCCCCACGCCGGCCGCGTCGTGAAGACGCACGGCCGTGAGGGCGACATGGCGAAGGTGCACCAACTGCTGGTGACGCTGGAGATGGAGGGCGGTGCTCCCGCGGCGCAGGCTCCTGCCCATGGGGCCCCGGCGTCCCACGGCGCTCCGGCTGCGAGCCCCGCCCAGGCGGCGGCGCCCGCGGCCGCGGCTTCCTCCACGAAGGTGCTGGCCACGCCCGTCACGCGCCGCATGGCGCGCGAGCATGGCCTGGACCTGGCGGAGATCTCCGGCACTGGTCCGCAGGGCCGCGTGACGAAGGCGGACGTGGTGGCGGCGCTGGAGGGTGGCAACGGCGCGCCGAAGAAGAACGAGGTCGCGGCCTCCGCGCCCCAGGCCGCGCGTCCGGCGGCGCCGCCGGTGGCCTCCGGCAAGGGCGACGAGCGCATCGCGCTGCGCGGCCTGCGCAAGAAGATCGCCGAGAAGATGGTGCGCTCGAAGTTCACGATGCCGCACTTCGCGTTCGTGGAGGAGGTGGACGCCACGGACCTGGTCGCGCTGCGCACGCGGCTCAACAGCCAACTGGCGGCGGCCGGGGACGGCACGAAGCTGACCTACCTGCCGTTCATCGTGAAGGCGACCATCGCCGCGATGAAGAAGTTCCCGCACCTCAACGCGAACTTCGACGAGGCGACGCAGGAGCTGGTGGTGCGCGGCGAGTACAACATCGGCATCGCGGTGGCCACGCCGGACGGCCTCACGGTGGCGGTGGTGCGCAACGCGGACCAGCTCACGCTGGGCGAGCTGGCGAAGGAGATCTCCCGCCTGAGCGTCGCGGCGCGCGACCGCAAGCTGAAGATGGAGGAGCTGACGGGCGGCACCTTCACGATTACGTCGCTGGGGCAGAGCGGCGGCCTGTTCGCCACGCCCATCCTGAACCACCCGGAGGTGGGCATCCTGGGCGTTCACAAGCTGAAGAAGCGCCCGGCGGTGAAGAACGACCAGGTCGTGGTCCGGGACATGATGAACCTGTCGCTGTCCTGCGACCACCGCGTCATCGACGGCGATGTCGCGGCGAGCTTCGTGTACGAGATCATCAAGTACCTGGAAGCGCCGGACCTGCTGTTCCTCGCGATGGCGTGA